AGGCCGATGTCCCTCAGGATGAGGGTCTGACGGGCGCAGGACAAATCGATCAGCGAGTTGCGCCACATTGAATAAGTTCGGACATCCCTGAGCATATTCCGCCATCATCAGGGCGATGAAGACGGTCAGCACAATTTAATCATGAACTTCCGAAACAGGGTACGCCGGCCGCTTGCATCCGGCGACAGACTGCATCGTCGTTACGCTCTTTGCGTGGCAGCAGCAACGTCTCCCCGAGCATCCCGCGCACTATGTCCCTTGCGGCAGGAGTGCGAGCAACAGCCGCCGCAACTCAACAGACTCACGGGGCGTCAGCTTTGAAGTGAGGATGCGCTCCACTTCCTCGACGCGCGGGCGTAACGCAGCAAGCTGGTTGCTGCCTGCCGCCGCCAGTGACAGCACATAGCTGCGCCTGTCAACGGGATCGTCGCTCCGCTCGATCAGGCCATTACGAACCATGCGGGCGACCAGATCAGCGACCGTCGAGCGGTCCACGTCAAGTTCGTCGCCGAGTTGCCGCTGATTGACACCGGGTGTTCTCTGCAAGATCTCGAGCGCCGCGTACTGGACGCTCGTGATTTCAGCGGAGACTTCGCTGAGCCATACCGCTACGTGACGCTGTTGGGCCCGGCGCACGAGGCTGCCGGTAAATTTCACCAGCGTATCGTGATTGTGCTGTTTGATCGGTAATTTGTCAGTGTTGGGCTGTTTATTGCGTGAGAAATATGGGCCGGAAGAAGGCGCTGAGTTCCGGATAGGCATCGAGCGGAAGAACATGCGCGATGTATTGATCCGGACGGACTACGACGAGCGCGCCCCGCTGTCGATCAATTGCGCGTTCGTCGAAGATATCAGTCGCTGCTTCGCTCGTAAATGCCTTCTCGTAATCGATCAGGCCGTGGCGACCCTTGCGCGGAAGCAGGAGCGGAGGCAGGTCTTCCAGACGCACTTCGCGATGAGGCTGCTGCAGCACGCTGCGCAGATCGAGTACGCTGTCCGCATCGGCATCGTCTGGAGTGACGAGCCGCAAAACGGATTCGGGCGATGTCGTCAGATGGTCACACAGTGCATGAAGGGCGCTTCGATCCGCGTCAGAGAACGCGTACAGACGCCAGCGACCGTCTGCCTGCGCCGCGTGTCCGAGTTGAAAGGGCTTTGCATCCGCAAGCCGGACTACGGGCGAGGAATGGAAGCGCGTACCGATCAGAAAGCCCTTTGCAAGCGCCTGATGCGCAACATCACCTGTCAGCATGCCGGGCCTGTAACGTGTCGCGACGCCTGCAGTATAACGACCCGCGCGAACGAAATATGCCTGAAGCTCCTCGGGATCGACGCCGCCGGCTTCGGGGCGACCGGGATCCCTGGGCGGAGCAGCCATCATTGCCGACCATTCCTTGTCGAAGTCGATCAGCTCCTGCGCAATCGGCTGACGCTCATCCGAATAGGTGCGCAACAGGCTCGGGCCGCTACGCCCTTGCAGCACCGCGCCCAGTTTCCAGCCGAGATTAAACCCGTCCTGCATCGACACGTTCATGCCCTGGCCGGCCTTCGCGCTGTGCGTGTGACACGCGTCGCCCGCGATGAAAACGCGAGGCTCGCGCGCTGTGCCGTTGGCGGCGAGTGCATCGTCGAAGCGGTCCGTCAGGCGCTGTCCAACTTCATAGACCGAGAACCATGCGACTTCTTTTACATCGAGGGTATAGGGATGCAGGATCTGTTGTGCGGTCTGAATGATGCGATCGACCGTGGTCTGCCTGATGCTGTCACGGTTGTCGGGCGTGACGTCGCCGAGATCGACGTAAAAGCGCACCAGATATCCACCTTCGCGCGGAATGATGAGGAGGTTGCCCTTGCTCGCGGACTGAATGG
Above is a genomic segment from Paraburkholderia aromaticivorans containing:
- a CDS encoding MarR family winged helix-turn-helix transcriptional regulator, producing MVKFTGSLVRRAQQRHVAVWLSEVSAEITSVQYAALEILQRTPGVNQRQLGDELDVDRSTVADLVARMVRNGLIERSDDPVDRRSYVLSLAAAGSNQLAALRPRVEEVERILTSKLTPRESVELRRLLLALLPQGT
- a CDS encoding FAD-binding monooxygenase produces the protein MQFHLNGFHVGDPMIEPAADSSPSVAMSDTVDVLIVGSGPAGLVLAAQLSQFPSIRTRIVERRSGPMQMGQADGVACRTVEMFDAFGLADRLLHEAYWVNETVFWRPDALNRGAIRRTGRVQDTETGLSEFPHVIVNQARVQDHLLDVMRRSSQRLEPDYDLEVIDVQRDDSGDYPVCVTMRRMDVARLDQTVSVRARYVVGCDGAHSCVRTAIGQTLRGDAANHAWGVMDALAVTDFPDIRLKAAIQSASKGNLLIIPREGGYLVRFYVDLGDVTPDNRDSIRQTTVDRIIQTAQQILHPYTLDVKEVAWFSVYEVGQRLTDRFDDALAANGTAREPRVFIAGDACHTHSAKAGQGMNVSMQDGFNLGWKLGAVLQGRSGPSLLRTYSDERQPIAQELIDFDKEWSAMMAAPPRDPGRPEAGGVDPEELQAYFVRAGRYTAGVATRYRPGMLTGDVAHQALAKGFLIGTRFHSSPVVRLADAKPFQLGHAAQADGRWRLYAFSDADRSALHALCDHLTTSPESVLRLVTPDDADADSVLDLRSVLQQPHREVRLEDLPPLLLPRKGRHGLIDYEKAFTSEAATDIFDERAIDRQRGALVVVRPDQYIAHVLPLDAYPELSAFFRPIFLTQ